From Phormidium ambiguum IAM M-71, a single genomic window includes:
- a CDS encoding RluA family pseudouridine synthase, which yields MLILHPLNDFLPNNFTVSDSSINYWYQGYCPQTGDLLKLPRTPLAEAIANSLMQQMKIDDRFSREGKMYGILIVELPNKELGILKAFSGLLNGFSVVEGWVPPIPGREELVSEESRTLEQLEAIKNELIRLKQFPERAEYERLLREFEGKLHEISDRHQHSKQQRQEKRQLLCQTLTGEALNQALEELNQQSRLEGIEKRQLKRQRDAILQPIKQLIARSDTQIRELKKQRQELSRQLQTQMHAVYSLTNFSGKSLTLQQLMPAGLPTGTGDCCAPKLLHYAATHNLKPLAMAEFWWGKSSVNGDKIAGEFYEACVERCQPIMGFLLSGMTPGKPREKIDILYEDEWLIAVNKPAGLLSVPGRYSYNQDSVVSRLRQLLLDGKMLTAVHRLDRETSGILLLARHQETYRQLSQQFAQRQVRKVYEAVLSGVLLIDKGAIELPLWGNPENRPLQTVNWQFGKPSLTHFQVISREGNYTRVEFFPVTGRTHQIRVHAADSQGLGMVILGDRLYGCNANVDRLHLHAKEICFQHPHLRESLTIQAKTPF from the coding sequence ATGTTAATTCTTCATCCTCTTAATGATTTCCTTCCCAACAACTTTACTGTCAGTGACTCATCTATTAATTATTGGTATCAAGGATATTGTCCCCAAACTGGCGATTTATTGAAGTTACCGCGCACGCCTTTAGCGGAAGCGATCGCAAATAGTTTAATGCAGCAAATGAAGATAGACGATCGCTTTTCTCGTGAAGGCAAAATGTATGGCATATTAATTGTAGAATTACCCAATAAAGAATTAGGAATTTTAAAAGCTTTTTCTGGATTGCTTAATGGTTTTAGTGTGGTGGAAGGTTGGGTGCCGCCAATTCCGGGAAGAGAGGAATTAGTATCAGAAGAAAGTCGCACTTTAGAACAATTGGAAGCGATTAAAAATGAATTAATTAGACTGAAGCAATTCCCCGAAAGAGCAGAGTATGAAAGGCTGTTGCGGGAGTTTGAGGGAAAGTTGCATGAAATTAGCGATCGCCACCAACATTCTAAACAACAACGCCAAGAAAAACGCCAACTTCTCTGTCAAACTCTCACCGGAGAAGCACTCAATCAAGCTTTAGAAGAACTGAATCAGCAAAGTCGTTTAGAAGGAATTGAAAAACGACAACTTAAACGCCAAAGAGATGCTATATTACAACCAATTAAACAGTTAATCGCTCGATCAGATACCCAAATTCGAGAATTAAAAAAACAGCGTCAAGAATTATCTCGTCAGTTACAAACCCAAATGCACGCTGTCTATTCATTAACTAATTTTTCCGGTAAATCCCTCACTTTACAACAATTAATGCCCGCAGGTTTACCGACTGGAACGGGGGATTGTTGCGCCCCCAAACTGTTACATTATGCAGCAACGCATAATCTAAAACCTTTGGCAATGGCTGAGTTTTGGTGGGGAAAAAGTTCGGTTAATGGCGATAAAATTGCTGGAGAATTTTATGAAGCTTGTGTAGAACGTTGTCAGCCAATCATGGGGTTTTTGCTATCGGGAATGACTCCCGGAAAACCCAGGGAAAAAATTGATATTCTTTACGAAGATGAATGGTTAATTGCAGTAAATAAACCTGCGGGATTACTTTCTGTACCGGGACGTTACAGCTATAACCAAGATAGCGTTGTTAGTCGGTTGCGTCAACTTTTACTAGATGGAAAAATGCTGACTGCTGTGCATCGTTTAGATCGGGAAACTTCGGGAATTTTGTTGTTAGCACGTCACCAGGAAACTTATCGCCAACTAAGTCAACAGTTTGCCCAAAGACAAGTGCGGAAAGTTTATGAAGCTGTGCTTTCTGGAGTTTTGTTAATTGACAAAGGTGCGATCGAGTTACCGCTTTGGGGAAATCCAGAAAATCGCCCGTTGCAAACAGTTAATTGGCAATTTGGTAAACCGAGTTTAACTCATTTTCAAGTGATTTCTAGGGAGGGGAATTATACTCGCGTTGAGTTTTTTCCAGTAACAGGACGTACTCATCAAATCAGGGTTCATGCTGCTGATTCTCAAGGATTGGGAATGGTGATTTTAGGCGATCGACTTTATGGCTGTAATGCTAATGTCGATCGCTTACATTTACACGCCAAAGAAATTTGTTTTCAGCATCCCCATTTAAGAGAAAGTTTAACTATTCAAGCAAAAACTCCCTTTTAA
- a CDS encoding type II toxin-antitoxin system RelE/ParE family toxin, with the protein MAEQFLVAAEATFQQLGKMPGLGKFSKFSNPQLAGIRQYSINGFRLYLIFYLVIDSGIEILRVLHGARDLEAILDEQ; encoded by the coding sequence ATCGCGGAGCAATTTTTAGTTGCAGCTGAAGCAACATTTCAACAGCTAGGAAAAATGCCGGGACTAGGCAAATTCAGTAAATTTTCTAATCCACAACTTGCGGGTATTCGACAATATTCAATTAATGGATTTCGGCTTTATCTAATTTTCTATTTGGTGATAGACTCAGGAATAGAAATTTTAAGAGTATTACATGGTGCTAGAGATTTAGAAGCTATTTTGGATGAGCAATAA
- a CDS encoding type II toxin-antitoxin system ParD family antitoxin, giving the protein MTNINISLPESMKAYVEEQAAKGGYGTVDEYFLELIRQDQKQKAHKKLESLLIEGLESEPSTPMNAQDWQDIRQAVRDRISERNQGLTNG; this is encoded by the coding sequence ATGACTAATATCAATATTTCCTTGCCTGAATCTATGAAGGCTTATGTAGAAGAACAAGCGGCTAAAGGTGGCTATGGTACAGTTGATGAGTATTTTCTTGAGTTGATTCGCCAGGATCAGAAACAAAAAGCACATAAAAAGTTGGAATCATTGCTAATAGAAGGGTTGGAGTCTGAGCCATCAACACCAATGAATGCTCAAGATTGGCAAGATATTCGTCAAGCTGTGCGCGATCGCATCTCTGAGCGTAATCAAGGACTTACAAATGGTTGA
- a CDS encoding AbrB/MazE/SpoVT family DNA-binding domain-containing protein, with protein MEKTQLSAEGKVLIPQSLREAHQWKSGQELIAINIGDGILLKPKKPFPETSLPDVSGCLKYQGLPKTLEDMENAIAQGIKELWHDRG; from the coding sequence ATGGAAAAAACTCAATTATCAGCAGAAGGAAAAGTATTAATTCCCCAATCTTTGCGGGAAGCGCATCAGTGGAAATCAGGACAAGAATTGATTGCAATTAATATAGGAGATGGAATTTTACTCAAACCTAAAAAGCCATTTCCAGAAACATCATTGCCCGATGTTTCTGGCTGTTTAAAGTATCAAGGATTACCCAAAACTTTGGAAGATATGGAAAATGCCATAGCTCAAGGAATCAAGGAGTTATGGCATGATCGCGGTTGA
- a CDS encoding type II toxin-antitoxin system VapC family toxin, producing the protein MIAVDTNVVIRLLTQDDESQFNKSVELFNSQDIFVPDTVILEIEWVLRFAYKFKPSEICTALRNLFGLPNVYITNANLIIKVLQWHENGLDFADAFHLAHSQSYPEFYTFDGKFVKRAAGLTQCVVKNL; encoded by the coding sequence ATGATCGCGGTTGATACTAATGTTGTGATTAGGCTTTTAACCCAAGATGATGAATCACAGTTCAACAAAAGTGTAGAACTTTTCAATTCGCAAGATATCTTTGTTCCAGATACCGTGATTTTGGAAATAGAATGGGTACTGCGTTTTGCTTATAAATTTAAACCATCTGAAATTTGTACAGCTTTGAGGAACTTGTTTGGTTTACCAAATGTTTATATTACAAATGCTAACTTAATTATAAAAGTCCTACAATGGCATGAAAATGGTTTAGATTTTGCTGATGCTTTTCATTTAGCTCATAGTCAAAGTTACCCAGAATTTTACACATTTGATGGAAAGTTTGTGAAAAGAGCAGCAGGATTGACGCAGTGTGTTGTGAAAAACTTATGA
- a CDS encoding ABC transporter ATP-binding protein, whose protein sequence is MRSPSQIVLSEQKATQQSKTLRRFLQYLRPYSKDIPVAITLVSIGAATQSIGPFLIGWSIDNLISQGNVRGLFLTLGILVLIYILGIAAIRQQILRIGTIMQGLLAQLRQDIFLKIQSLPVSFFDRSEAGDLMSRLINDVNTVNQAFGQTIAQMLGNLLSLVGIIIAMFAINWKLALLSNLVVPLMIFTTGFFSRWARSKFRVTRETIGELSTKLEEGIISVREAQAFNRINLNIQEFALLNAANRDANIQAVAITSAFVPSIDFLNTLATGAVLAYGGYLAVTGAATVGVVTAFLIYVQQFFRPIQILSQFYTQAQSAMAGLERIFFLLDEPAELQDALNAQEMPAIKGEVKFENVTFGYTPNQLVLKGVNLHAQPGEMIALVGPTGAGKTTIINLILRFYDVTDGAVKIDDIDIRGVTQASLRRQMGIVLQDNILFSGTVAENIAFGSPNATQADIEKAAQLANVHEFITSLSQGYMTQLGERGAPLSQGQRQLVSIARAVLINPRILILDEATSSIDTRTEALVQDAIARLLQGRTSFVIAHRLSTVTKADRVLVIQQGEIVEQGTHAELMTKQGIYANLYALQLGANSHQ, encoded by the coding sequence ATGAGAAGCCCCAGTCAAATTGTTTTATCTGAGCAAAAAGCAACTCAGCAATCGAAAACGTTACGGCGTTTTTTGCAATACCTCCGACCTTATAGTAAAGATATTCCCGTTGCGATAACTTTAGTATCGATCGGTGCCGCAACACAATCCATCGGCCCTTTTTTAATTGGTTGGTCAATTGATAATTTAATTTCCCAAGGAAATGTACGCGGATTATTTTTAACCCTGGGAATATTGGTACTAATTTATATTTTAGGTATTGCCGCAATTCGCCAACAAATTTTGCGAATCGGCACGATTATGCAAGGTCTACTCGCGCAACTGCGGCAAGATATTTTCCTGAAAATTCAAAGTTTGCCTGTCAGCTTTTTCGATCGCAGCGAAGCGGGCGATTTAATGAGCCGTTTAATTAATGATGTTAACACAGTTAATCAAGCATTTGGGCAAACGATCGCTCAAATGTTGGGTAACTTGTTAAGCTTAGTTGGCATTATTATTGCCATGTTTGCAATTAACTGGAAACTTGCATTACTGAGTAATTTAGTTGTGCCTTTGATGATTTTCACCACAGGCTTTTTCTCGCGTTGGGCAAGAAGTAAATTTCGCGTTACCAGAGAAACGATTGGCGAACTTTCAACTAAATTAGAAGAAGGAATTATTAGTGTCCGAGAAGCTCAAGCTTTCAATCGGATTAACCTAAATATTCAAGAATTTGCCTTGTTAAATGCAGCCAATCGGGATGCTAACATTCAAGCAGTCGCCATTACTTCCGCCTTTGTACCTTCAATTGATTTTCTCAACACTTTAGCCACTGGAGCAGTGTTAGCTTATGGTGGTTATTTAGCGGTGACTGGTGCGGCGACGGTGGGAGTTGTCACTGCTTTTTTAATTTACGTCCAACAGTTTTTTCGCCCGATTCAAATCCTCAGTCAATTTTACACTCAAGCGCAATCTGCAATGGCAGGATTAGAGCGAATTTTCTTTTTATTAGATGAACCAGCGGAACTTCAAGATGCTCTTAATGCTCAAGAAATGCCAGCGATTAAAGGTGAGGTAAAATTTGAAAATGTTACTTTCGGATATACTCCAAATCAATTAGTTCTTAAAGGGGTGAATTTACACGCTCAACCCGGAGAAATGATTGCCTTAGTGGGGCCAACTGGAGCCGGAAAAACGACAATTATTAATTTAATTTTGCGGTTTTATGATGTGACTGATGGTGCGGTTAAAATTGATGACATTGATATAAGAGGTGTGACGCAGGCGAGTTTGCGCCGACAAATGGGGATTGTTTTACAAGATAATATTTTGTTTAGTGGTACTGTGGCTGAAAATATTGCTTTTGGTTCTCCTAATGCCACCCAAGCTGATATTGAAAAAGCCGCACAATTAGCCAATGTCCATGAATTTATCACCTCATTATCTCAAGGATACATGACACAATTAGGGGAAAGAGGTGCGCCTTTAAGTCAGGGACAAAGACAATTAGTTAGTATTGCCCGTGCGGTATTAATTAATCCGCGAATTCTGATTTTAGATGAAGCTACTAGTAGTATTGATACTAGAACTGAAGCTTTGGTGCAAGATGCGATCGCACGTTTATTGCAAGGACGTACTAGCTTTGTAATTGCTCACCGTCTGAGCACCGTAACTAAAGCCGATCGAGTTTTAGTCATTCAACAAGGCGAAATTGTGGAACAAGGAACTCACGCTGAACTAATGACGAAACAAGGAATTTATGCTAATCTCTACGCTTTGCAATTGGGAGCAAATTCTCATCAATAA
- a CDS encoding NAD(P)H-dependent oxidoreductase: MISTVVAPDRVIQQLNWRYATKKFDSNKKIPAEVWQTLEQSLVLAPSSFGLQPWKFFVVNNPELRQKLVEHSWGQTQVVEASHLVVLAIKNNINDADVDHYIERMAEVRQVPVDSLQGFGNVVKNFLKNPPVKLDEWAARQVYIALGQLMTAAAMLEIDTCPMEGFNPAKYNELLGLTEQGYSAVVVCPLGYRAADDKYAVMPKVRFPTEEVMHYI; the protein is encoded by the coding sequence ATGATTAGTACTGTAGTTGCTCCCGATCGGGTAATCCAACAATTAAATTGGCGGTATGCTACCAAAAAGTTTGATTCCAACAAAAAGATTCCTGCTGAAGTTTGGCAAACCCTGGAACAAAGTTTAGTACTAGCACCTTCCTCTTTTGGGTTACAACCTTGGAAGTTTTTTGTCGTCAATAATCCCGAACTTCGCCAAAAATTAGTCGAACATTCTTGGGGACAAACACAGGTTGTGGAAGCTTCTCATTTGGTAGTTTTGGCGATTAAAAATAATATCAACGATGCAGATGTAGACCATTACATAGAACGGATGGCTGAAGTTCGTCAAGTACCTGTTGATTCTTTGCAAGGCTTCGGCAACGTAGTGAAAAATTTCCTGAAAAATCCTCCCGTTAAACTTGATGAATGGGCGGCAAGACAAGTTTATATTGCGTTAGGTCAATTAATGACTGCGGCGGCAATGTTGGAAATTGATACTTGTCCAATGGAAGGTTTTAATCCGGCTAAATACAATGAATTGTTAGGATTAACTGAACAGGGATATTCCGCAGTTGTAGTTTGTCCATTGGGCTATCGTGCCGCAGATGATAAATATGCAGTAATGCCAAAAGTGCGGTTTCCCACTGAAGAAGTAATGCACTACATCTAA
- a CDS encoding response regulator, translating to MISSLSESINTPNFISHKILIIGDVAADRQRYCQYLRSDLNWRYTILETDSLTTALVMCQNHQIDGILLDNTFPDRTGWEFLQALQQQFGDNHPPIVMVTDESNLAVPVEVAVQRAVRAMKLGVEDYLLKQTLTPESLQLAIQSAIEQTQLNISERKQIEIERTQLLAEAEAANRSKDEFVALVAHELRSPLNAIMGWAKLLQTRQFDAATTKKALETIVRNTQSQVQLVEDLLDISRMVRGTLHLTITPVNLVNVIETALESVRPTAEAKQIQLEAEIHNIAPVFGDFHRLQQLVLNLLTNSIKFTPEGGRVQVLLEQHHSQARIEVRDTGKGISPDFLPYIFDRFRQDQQNTTAKQGLGLGLTIVKHIAEMHNGTVTVESQGEGKGATFTVMLPLLENKEVEGQRIKENREIENTVSTSLLPHVSTTNSQSPLTKLRVLLVDDEPDMLSLTAFILKQYGAIAHTATNVNSALEELREFQPQILISDIAMPEQDGYVLLQQMQNIYPEGQIPAIALTAYASNSRQEQSLRAGFRIHLTKPVEPEALVKAILSTIERREP from the coding sequence ATGATTTCATCGCTCAGTGAAAGCATTAATACTCCGAATTTTATCTCCCACAAGATATTAATTATTGGAGATGTTGCCGCCGATCGACAACGTTACTGCCAGTATTTGCGGTCAGATTTGAATTGGCGCTACACAATATTAGAAACGGATTCACTTACTACAGCGTTAGTAATGTGTCAAAATCACCAAATCGATGGGATTTTGTTGGATAATACCTTTCCCGATCGCACTGGATGGGAATTTTTACAGGCGTTGCAACAACAATTTGGTGACAATCATCCACCGATCGTTATGGTGACAGATGAGTCTAATTTGGCCGTTCCTGTAGAGGTTGCTGTACAACGTGCGGTTCGGGCGATGAAACTGGGTGTGGAAGATTATTTGCTCAAACAAACCTTGACCCCAGAATCTCTTCAGTTAGCGATCCAAAGTGCGATCGAGCAGACACAATTGAATATTTCTGAACGCAAACAAATAGAAATTGAACGCACCCAACTTTTAGCCGAAGCCGAAGCTGCCAATCGTAGTAAAGATGAGTTTGTCGCTTTGGTTGCCCATGAATTGCGATCGCCCCTCAACGCAATTATGGGTTGGGCAAAACTACTCCAAACTCGTCAGTTTGATGCCGCAACTACAAAAAAAGCCTTAGAAACGATCGTTCGTAACACGCAATCGCAAGTGCAATTAGTAGAAGATTTACTTGATATTTCTCGGATGGTACGTGGCACGCTACATTTGACCATTACACCAGTCAATTTGGTTAACGTCATCGAAACTGCATTGGAGAGCGTGCGTCCCACAGCTGAAGCAAAGCAAATTCAACTAGAAGCGGAAATACACAATATTGCACCAGTTTTCGGAGATTTTCATCGTTTGCAACAACTTGTCTTGAATTTGTTGACCAATTCTATCAAGTTTACTCCCGAAGGTGGACGAGTTCAGGTTTTGCTAGAACAACATCATTCTCAAGCTAGGATTGAAGTTAGAGATACGGGAAAAGGGATTAGTCCTGATTTTTTGCCTTATATTTTCGATCGTTTTCGCCAAGATCAACAAAATACCACCGCAAAGCAAGGATTGGGATTAGGGTTAACGATCGTCAAACATATTGCAGAAATGCACAACGGTACAGTAACAGTGGAAAGCCAAGGTGAAGGAAAAGGCGCAACCTTTACAGTCATGTTGCCCCTGCTGGAAAACAAAGAGGTAGAGGGGCAACGAATCAAAGAAAATAGGGAAATAGAAAATACAGTTTCTACTTCTCTACTTCCTCATGTTTCTACCACTAATTCTCAGTCTCCACTGACTAAATTACGAGTGCTATTGGTGGATGATGAGCCTGATATGTTGAGTCTTACGGCTTTTATTTTGAAGCAGTATGGTGCGATCGCTCACACTGCCACTAATGTTAATTCTGCCTTGGAAGAGTTAAGAGAATTTCAACCTCAAATTCTGATCAGCGATATTGCCATGCCAGAACAAGATGGTTACGTGCTGCTACAACAAATGCAGAATATTTATCCAGAGGGGCAAATTCCGGCTATTGCTCTTACCGCATACGCCAGCAACAGCCGACAAGAACAATCCTTAAGAGCAGGTTTTCGGATACATCTGACAAAACCTGTGGAACCAGAGGCGTTAGTCAAAGCAATTTTGAGTACTATTGAGCGGAGGGAGCCATAA
- a CDS encoding ATP-binding protein has product MFNLFCLSAKHQSAQSSPEIDRTLQCETLIDLAPDAIFIADLNGIYTEVNHQACQLLGYSREELLGKSIADLIPQEDLLKLIAVRDFLIQGNTQIDTWTHLHKDGSRIPTEVSAKILPDGRWVAFVRDIRSRQQAELALREKALQERNSHIQLLYETTRDLLSANQPLTLVKTLFAKLKDIVGLDAYFNYVLDEERQKLHLMFCGGISDEIARDIEWLDLGCAVCGTVAQKRYQMLQFDVQHSDDPKTQLVRSLGITAYACQPLISQGKLFGTLSFGSKTRTTFSPTETELFQVLCDQIAIALERSQLIASLQEQTEELKQNDRLKDNFFSALSHELRTPLNPILGWTKLLQTETLSSAQVSQALQTIDRNVQQQIRLVDDLLDMCCVIQGKMRLETHPVNLGFTIKNAVETVEFAAQAKAIDLRLHLTDAIYTLGDGDRLQQVFWNLLSNAIKFTPKGGRIDVDLSLVSSHSTWGEEKVTNNKYAQIRIRDTGIGIDSGFLPHIFEYFRQAEGGSTRRYGGLGLGLAIVHHLVELHGGTIKAESPGLNQGAVFTVKLPLLNNDNPLKKINPIEPRKIDYIDRNFIESFNVSLSPESSYITTTIINSAGSLGGIQIALVDDDPDNLELLRFLLSEEGAKVKAFNSPEKALEAIAKSPPDLLVSDIGMPEMNGYEFIQKVRALPSQQRRNFPAIALSAFAQKIDQEKAIEAGYQAYITKPVDPLQAIATVAQFI; this is encoded by the coding sequence ATGTTTAATTTATTTTGTTTATCCGCCAAGCATCAATCTGCACAGTCTTCTCCTGAGATCGATCGCACTTTGCAATGCGAAACATTAATTGATTTGGCTCCCGATGCCATTTTTATTGCCGACTTAAATGGTATTTACACAGAAGTTAACCACCAAGCTTGTCAACTGTTAGGCTACAGTCGTGAGGAACTGTTGGGCAAATCGATCGCTGATTTGATTCCCCAAGAAGATTTACTCAAACTAATAGCGGTGCGGGACTTTCTCATCCAAGGCAATACCCAAATTGATACTTGGACGCATTTACACAAAGACGGTAGCCGCATTCCTACAGAAGTCAGTGCTAAAATTCTCCCGGATGGTCGTTGGGTAGCTTTTGTCCGGGATATTCGCTCTCGCCAACAAGCAGAACTAGCTTTGCGAGAAAAAGCCTTGCAAGAAAGGAACAGTCATATTCAACTTTTGTATGAAACTACCCGCGATTTACTATCAGCAAATCAACCTTTAACGTTAGTCAAAACGCTGTTTGCGAAACTCAAAGATATAGTGGGGTTGGATGCCTACTTTAACTATGTGTTGGATGAAGAACGGCAGAAGTTACACTTGATGTTTTGTGGTGGGATTTCGGATGAGATAGCTAGAGATATTGAATGGTTAGATTTGGGTTGTGCTGTTTGTGGTACGGTGGCGCAAAAACGCTATCAAATGTTGCAGTTTGATGTGCAACACTCGGACGATCCGAAAACTCAACTTGTGCGATCGCTCGGTATCACTGCTTATGCTTGTCAACCATTAATTTCCCAAGGTAAACTCTTCGGGACATTAAGCTTTGGCAGCAAAACTCGTACCACTTTTTCACCTACGGAAACTGAATTATTTCAAGTACTTTGCGATCAAATTGCCATTGCTTTGGAGCGATCGCAACTGATAGCTTCGTTACAAGAACAAACAGAAGAACTCAAGCAAAACGATCGCCTCAAAGATAATTTCTTTTCTGCCCTTTCTCACGAACTGCGAACACCACTGAATCCAATTTTGGGTTGGACAAAATTACTGCAAACCGAAACACTCTCATCCGCACAAGTTAGCCAAGCTTTACAAACGATCGATCGCAATGTACAGCAACAAATTAGATTAGTAGACGATTTGTTGGATATGTGCTGCGTGATTCAAGGCAAAATGCGATTAGAAACTCATCCTGTTAATTTAGGATTTACCATCAAAAACGCCGTTGAAACTGTCGAGTTTGCAGCACAAGCAAAAGCGATCGATCTCCGGCTCCATTTGACAGATGCAATTTATACTTTGGGAGATGGCGATCGCCTGCAACAAGTATTTTGGAATTTACTATCTAACGCGATCAAATTCACACCAAAGGGCGGACGCATAGACGTTGATTTATCATTGGTGTCTAGCCATTCAACATGGGGAGAAGAAAAAGTTACAAATAATAAATATGCTCAAATTCGCATTAGAGACACAGGAATTGGAATTGACTCTGGATTTCTCCCCCATATTTTTGAATACTTTCGTCAAGCCGAAGGTGGTTCGACGCGCCGATATGGTGGGTTAGGATTAGGATTAGCGATCGTTCATCATTTAGTAGAACTACACGGAGGAACAATCAAAGCAGAAAGTCCAGGCTTGAATCAAGGCGCAGTCTTTACAGTGAAATTGCCGCTTTTAAATAATGACAATCCCTTAAAAAAAATCAATCCAATCGAACCAAGAAAGATAGATTACATCGATCGTAATTTTATCGAATCTTTCAATGTTTCATTATCTCCTGAATCCAGTTACATAACAACTACTATTATCAATTCGGCAGGTAGTTTAGGCGGTATTCAGATTGCTTTAGTGGATGACGATCCAGATAATTTAGAACTATTGCGTTTTTTACTAAGTGAAGAAGGTGCCAAAGTTAAAGCTTTTAATTCCCCGGAAAAAGCATTGGAAGCGATCGCCAAATCTCCACCGGATTTATTAGTAAGTGACATCGGAATGCCAGAAATGAATGGCTATGAATTTATTCAAAAAGTTCGCGCCCTACCATCCCAGCAAAGAAGAAACTTTCCGGCGATCGCCCTGAGTGCTTTTGCCCAAAAAATTGACCAAGAAAAAGCGATCGAAGCAGGTTATCAAGCTTATATCACCAAACCTGTCGATCCACTCCAAGCGATCGCAACTGTCGCTCAATTTATCTAG
- a CDS encoding DM13 domain-containing protein, with product MKRKNLLTLSIVALLIGCTTQETTKQPSITPVAENVSASTQSLANVKSNVVKSGAFVSGEHPTTGTASVVNKDGKSFLELDRSFKTSNMGPDLVVILHRSNNILASTKPPAYPLRQGEYVILAPLKKFSGTQSYAIPNNINLTDYKSAAIWCRKFNATFGAATFK from the coding sequence ATGAAACGGAAAAATTTACTAACACTAAGTATTGTGGCTTTGTTAATTGGCTGCACTACACAGGAAACAACCAAACAGCCTTCAATTACTCCTGTTGCAGAAAACGTCTCTGCTTCTACACAATCACTAGCAAATGTAAAGTCTAATGTTGTGAAGTCTGGTGCTTTTGTATCTGGAGAACACCCTACTACTGGAACAGCCAGTGTAGTTAACAAAGACGGCAAATCATTTTTAGAGCTAGATCGATCGTTTAAAACCTCAAATATGGGGCCTGATTTAGTAGTTATATTACATCGTTCTAATAATATACTAGCTTCTACTAAACCCCCTGCTTATCCGCTGAGACAAGGAGAATATGTGATTCTAGCTCCCTTGAAAAAATTTAGCGGCACTCAAAGCTACGCTATTCCTAATAACATCAATTTAACAGATTACAAATCGGCGGCAATTTGGTGTCGTAAATTTAATGCAACCTTTGGTGC